The Acidimicrobiia bacterium genome segment TTCACGGCTTCGGGACGCGTGCCGTAGACGACCGCGATCCGGTGGCGAGCCGTCTGCTCCTGTCCCACACCCGTCCCTTCGCTCGGGCACCGCCCGACCCCACCGGCGCGGCGCCGGGGGACGGGCCGGGGGACCGGACCGAGCCTAGCGACCGCTCCGAGCGGGCCCGCGGCGCGTGCCACCGGTTTTCCGCACCTTCGCGGTCCTTCATCGGCAGCGCGAACGTGCCGATAGAGACCCCCGAGAGAAGGTTGGAAACGGGCGTTCGGAGCGGCTGCTCCGGACCCCCGCGGCTACGCTCGGTGGCCGTTCCAGGGACGCGCAGCAACGTGGGCCGTGTGGGGCCGACGAGCGGATACCGAGCTCGAGAGGGACTGGGAAACGAGCCACGCATGACTGATCTGCGCGAATCGCTCGCGCTCGAGCTGCCGAACGACCAGGACGCATCGGGGCGCACCCTCGGGGCCGAAGAGCTCGCGCTGGTCCGGGACGCGATCGAGAGCGGCACGCTGACGAGCACCAAGGGTTCGCACGTGAAGGCGCTCGAGGCGCGCTTCGCCGAGATGCTCGGTGCCAACGTCGCCGTCGCGTGTGCGTCCGGCACCGCCGCGGTGCACGTCGCCGTCGCCGCGATCGACCCGGAGCCCGGGGACGAGGTCGTCACCACCGCGATCACCGACATGGGCGCGCTGGCGCCGATCCTCTATCAGGGCGCGGTCCCGATGTTCGCCGACGTCGACCCGGTCACGATGAACGTGACGGCCGAGTCGGTCGAGGCGGCGATGTCGGACCGTACGAAGGCGATCATCGCCACGCACCTCTTCGGACTGCCCTGCGACCTGGCCGGCATCGAGGCCGTCGCCAAGAAGCACGGCGTCCCGCTGATCGAGGACTGCGCGCAGGCCTGGGCGGCCCGCAGCGGCCAGCACCCGGTCGGCACCGTCGGGCGGGTCGGCACGTTCAGCCTCCAGCAGGGCAAGCACATCACGACCGGCGAAGGCGGCCTCGTCGTCACCGACGACGTCGAGCTCGGCCACCACATGCGCCGCTACGTGAACAAGGCCTGGGACTACTGGTCCTCGCCGACCGACCACGACTTCCTCGCCCTCAACTACCGGCTCACCGAGCTCCAGGGTGCGGTCGGGTGCGCCCAGCTCGCGAAGCTCGAGGACGGCGTGAAGGTGCGGATCTCGAACGCCACGCACCTCAACGCGATGCTCGAGGACGTGCCCGGGCTCACGGTCCCGCTGCCCGCTTCCGGCGACGTCCACACCTTCTGGCGTTACGCGCTGCACGTCGACCCCGACGTGATCCCCGGTGGTCCGGGCGCGCTCGCGGCCGAGCTCAAGCTCGGCGGCATCGCGTCGGCGCCCCGCTACATCCAGAAGCCGGCGTTCCGCTGCGGCGTCTTCGTCAATCAGAAGACGTTCGGCGAGAGCCGCTGGCCGTTCACGCTCGCCCGTCCCGAGGCCGTCGACTACTCGGCCGAGCGCTTCCCCGGCACGTTCCGGGCGCTCGAGACCGTGCTCGTGCTGCCGTGGAACGAGCGCTACACGCACGACGACGTGCAGGCGCTCGGTGAGCGCATCGTCGACGCGGTCACGCGCGTTCGTGGGGAGGCCGCATGAACACCCCTCTTCGGTTCGGGCTCGTCGGTGCCGGTGGCATCGCGCAGGCGTACGTGCAGGTGCTCGCCGATCTCGACGAGGCCGAGGTCGTCGGTGTCGCCGACACGCGCAAGGAAGCCGCCGACGCCGCGGCGGCGACGCTCGCGTGCAAGAGCTACTCCGACGTCGAGGCGCTCGCGAGCGGCAACCAGCTCGACGGCGTGATCCTGTGCACGCCGCCGGCGACCCACGTCGCGCTGGCCGAGTACTTCGTCCGGCTCGGTGTGCCGGTGCTGTGCGAGAAGCCGTTCGCGGTGACACCCGGCGAGGCCCGCCGGCTCATTGCCGTGGCCGACGCCGCGTCGGTGACGGTCACGATGGCCGCCAAGTTCCGCTACGTCGACGACGTGCACCGTGCGCGCGACATCGTCGAGTCGGGGATGCTCGGCGACCCGATCCTCTTCGAGAACACCTTCGCCTCGCGCGTCGCGATGGCCGACCGCTGGAACGCGAACCCGCAGGTCTCCGGCGGTGGCGTGCTGATCGACAACGGCACGCACTCCGTCGACATCGCGCGGTTCTTCCTCGGTCGCATCTCCGAGGTGCACGCCGTCGAAGGCCGGCGCGAGCAGGGCCTCGAGGTCGAGGACACCGCGCAGATGTTCCTGCGCACCGAGCAGGACGTGCTCGGCACGGTCGACCTGTCGTGGAGCATCGACAAGTCGGTCGACCACTTCGTCCGCATCTGCTGCAGCGAAGGCGTGATCGAGGTCGGCTGGCGCGCGTCGCGCTACCGCAAGGCCGGGGCGACGGAGTGGACGGTCTTCGGGCCGGGCTACGACAAGGTCGCCGCGATGCGGGCCGAGATCCTGAACTTCGCCCGCTCGCTGAACGGCTCCGAGAAGCTGCTCATCACCGCCGACGACGCGATCGCGTCGGTCGACGTGATCGCCGCGGCGTACCGCTCGATCACCCGGCGCCAGTGGGTGACGGTCGCCTCGCCGCCGGTGCGCGTGCTGGGGTCGGTGTCCGCGTCGACGGGAGCGGCGGCCGACGTCGCCTGACGGCCGCCACGCGAAGCCGTGAACGATCCGTCGGAGCACGCGAGTGTTCAGCGGAGCTCGGCGCCGGCCCACCGTGCCGCGACGAGCGAGGATGCGACCATGAGTGCCGACCCACGGATCCATCCGACCGCCCAGGTCGAGGACGGCGTCGAGATCGGCGCGCGCTCGGCCGTCTGGGCCGACGCTCACGCGCGCCGCGGTGCGCGCATCGGTCGCGACTGCATCATCGGGGAGAAGACGTACCTCGGTCCCGACGCGGTCATCGGCAATCTGGTCAAGCTCAACGCGATGGTCTACGTGCCGACCGGCGTCACGATCGAGGACGGCGTGATGATCGGCGCGGGCACGATCTTCACGAACGACCGCTACCCGCGCGGCACGAACACCGCGCTCACCGAGCTGCGTGACTCCGGGCCCGACGAGCACACGCTCGAGACGCGCGTCGAAGCGGGCGCAAGCGTCGGCGCGGGCGCGACGATCGGCTGTGGCCTCACGCTCGGTCGGTGGAGCATGGTCGGCATGGGCAGCGTCGTGACGCGCGACGTCCCGCCCTTCCATCTCGTCGTCGGCAGCCCCGCACGCGCGATCGCGATCGTGTGTCGCTGCGGCGAGCCGGTGTGGCGTTTCCCGCACGCCGACGCGCCGAAGAACGCCGAGGGCCACTGCACGGCATGTGGTCTCGCGTATCGCGTCGAGAAGGGCGAGGTCGTCGAGCTCGACCCGCCGGCCTCGTGACCGCGCACTGCAAGCTCAGCGCGCGCATCCCCACGCGGCCGAAGGCGCGAGCGAAGCGAGCGAGGCTCGCCAGCGGGCGTGCGAGTCGGCGACCCGAAGGGGAGCCGGCGAAGGAGCGAGCGCATGAGCAACGGTGAGCGCATGAGCAACGGCGAGCGCATGAACATCGCCGTCGTCGGCGGGGGCATGCTCGGGCTGACGCTCGCGCATCGGCTCGCGCAGCAAGGGCGCGCGGTCACGCTCTATGAAGCCGCGCCGTCGCTCGGCGGCCTCGCGAGCGCGTGGAGCGTGCCCGTCGAGGGCGAGGCGCCGGTCGTGTGGGACCGGCACTATCACGTCACGCTGCTCTCCGACGCGCACACGCGCGGCATCCTCGCCGAGCTCGGCCTCGACGACGAGATGCAGTTCGTGAAGACGCGCACCGGTTACTACAGCGACGGTCAGATGTCGTCGGTGTCGAACGCGCTCGAGTTCCTGCGCCTCCCCGCGCTGAACCTCGTCGACAAGGTCCGGCTGGGCGCGACGATCTGGTACGGCTCGCGCCTGAAGGACTGGCGCAAGCTCGAGCAGGTCGACGTCGAGACGTGGCTGCGCCGGATCTCCGGTGCGCGCGCGTTCGACCGTTTCTGGCTGCCGCAGCTGCGCGCCAAGCTCGGCGACGCGTACCAGGAGACGTCGGCCGCGTTCCTCTGGGCGACGATCCAGCGGCTCTACGCCGCGCGGCGGTCGGGGCTGAAGGAAGAGCTGTTCGGCTACGTGCCCGGCGGCTACGCGCGCGTGCTCGAGCGCTTCGGCGCGTTGCTGCGCGACGAGGGCGTGCGGGTCGAGTTGAGCGCGCCGGTCGCGCGCGTCGAGTCGGTGAACGGGCGCGTCGAGGTGACGCGTGCCGGCGGCGCGGTCGACACGTTCGACGACGTCGTCATCACCGCGGCGGCGCCACTCGCGGCGCGCCTGTGCCCGGGGCTCGCGCCGGCAGAGGCCGCGCGCCTCGCGCGCACGCGATACCAGGGCATCGTGTGCGCGTCGCTCGTGCTGAAGAAGCCCGTGGCGGGCTACTACCTCACGTACATCGCCGACGACGTTCCGTTCACGACCGTCATCGAGATGTCGACGCTCGTCGACCCCAAGCAGTTCGGCGGCCACACCCTCGTGTACCTGCCGAAGTACCTCGCGCCCGACGACCCGTTCTTCGGCGCCGACGACGACGCCGTGCGCGAGCGCTTCCTGCCCGCGTTCTTCCGCCTGTATCCGCACCTCACCGAGGACGACGTGCTCGCGTTCCGTGTGTCGCGCGTCCGGCACGTCTTCGCGCTCTCGACGATCGCCTACTCGGAGCGGGTCCCGCCGCTGCACACCAGCCAGCCCGGCATCCATCTCTGCGGGAGCGCCCAGATCGTCAACGGGACCCTGAACGTCGACGAGGCCATTGCCCTCGCCGAGCGGGCCGCCCGCAGGCTGACGGAGACGCCGGCGCGGCCCGCCCTGCAACCCGCGTAGGGCCGGCCTTGGTCCGGCACGGCGCGGGGACGTGCGACGTCCCATCCCGCGTCCGGAGCGGGAGCGCCCCGACGGGCGGTGGCCCGTATCCCGCCGCCGAGCGGGTGCGACCAGTGGTGCAGCCCAAATCCGGGGGGCCGAGGCGCCGAAGAAGAAGGGGTCGCTACGCGCCGTTCTCCGGCGCGGCCTGATTAGCCTGAAGGTGCCATGAAGCCGCTGGCCAGCCTGTCGCTCGACCTCGACAACGAGTGGTCGTACCTCAAGACCCACGGCGACCCGGCTTGGGAGGCGCTGCCGTCGTACCTCGACGTCGCGGTGCCCCGAGCGCTCGACCTCCTCGCGTCGCACGATCTGACCATCACGTTCTTCGTCGTCGGCCAGGACGCCGCGCTCGAGAAGAACCACGAGGCGATCGCCGCGCTCGCACGCGCGGGCCACGAGATCGGCAACCACTCGTTCCGGCACGAGCCCTGGATGCACAAGTACTCCGAGGCCGAGGTGCGCGACGAGCTCGGCCGCACCGAGGAGGCACTCTCGGCGATCACCGGCTCGACGCCGGTCGGCTTCCGCGGCCCCGGTTACTGCCTCTCGCCGACCGTGCTCAAGGTGCTCGCCGACACCGGCTACGCGTACGACGCGTCGACGTTGCCGACGATCATCGGTCCGCTGGCGCGTGCCTTCTACTTCCGCTCCGCGAAGCTCGACGCGAGCCAGCGCGAGGAGCGCGGTGAGCTGTTCGGCAACGCGAGTGAGGCGCTGCGCCCGCTCGCTCCGTACCGCTGGGACGTCGGCACCGACGGCCTCATCGAGATCCCGGTCACGACGATGCCCGCGTTCCGCGTGCCGTTCCACTTCTCGTACCTGCTCTACCTCGCGGGTCGCTCGCCTGCGGCCGCGCGCGCGTACTTCCGGACCGCGCTCTTGATGTGCCGCGGCGCGCGCGTCGCACCGTCGATCCTGCTGCACCCGCTCGACGTCATCGGTGCCGACGACGTCTCCTCACTGTCGTTCTTCCCAGGCATGGCGATGACGGGCAAGGTGAAGCGCGAGCTGATCTCGGGCTTCCTCGCGCTGCTCGCCGAGCGCTTCGAGATCTGCACGATGGGGGAGCACGCCGCGTCGATCACGGGCACCAATTTGAAGGTGATCGCGCCCGGTCAGCGCCGCCCGACCCGCCAGCCCGCGACCGCGGGGAGCGGGAGCCGATCGTGAGCAGCCTGTCGCCGCAGAGCGACTCCGGCGTCGTCGTGCCGTACCCGGTGCCGGCGACGAAGCCGTCGGTGTCGGTCATCGTGCCCGCGTTCAACGAGTCGGCGATCATCCTCGAGACGCTGCACACGCTCGTCGACTACATGCACGGCCTCGACGAGCGGTTCCGCTGGGAGATCGTCGTCGTCGACGACGGCAGCACCGACGGCACCGGCTACCTCGCGCAGCAGGCCGCGACGAAGAACCCGCAGATCCGCGTGCTCCGGCACCGCGTGAACTTCATGCTCGGGCAGGCGCTGCGCACCGCGTTCAACAGCTGCACGACCGATTACCTCGTCGTCATCGACTGCGACCTCAGCTACAGCGCCGATCACATCGGCCGGCTCCTCGACACGATCGAGGAGACGCAGGCGCGTGTCGTGATCGCGTCTCCGTACATGCCGGGCGGTCGCACGACCGCGGTGCCCGCGCTGCGCAACCTCGCGTCGCGCACCGCGAACCAGATCCTCTCGGTCGCCGCGAGCGGGCGCATCCGCACGCTCACCGGCATGGTGCGCGCGTACGACCGGCGCTTCATCGCCTCGCTGAACCTCAAGGCGATGGGCACGGAGGTGAACACCGAGATCATCTACAAGGCGCAGTTGCTGCGCGCGCGCATCGAGGAGATCCCGGGTCACCTCGACTGGACGGTGATCGGCCAGCTGCCGCGCCGCTCGACCGTGCGGCTCGCGAAC includes the following:
- a CDS encoding glycosyltransferase family 2 protein — translated: MSSLSPQSDSGVVVPYPVPATKPSVSVIVPAFNESAIILETLHTLVDYMHGLDERFRWEIVVVDDGSTDGTGYLAQQAATKNPQIRVLRHRVNFMLGQALRTAFNSCTTDYLVVIDCDLSYSADHIGRLLDTIEETQARVVIASPYMPGGRTTAVPALRNLASRTANQILSVAASGRIRTLTGMVRAYDRRFIASLNLKAMGTEVNTEIIYKAQLLRARIEEIPGHLDWTVIGQLPRRSTVRLANGTIRSLISAFFFKPFAFFIAPGLVTSVAALITLSFALGQPFEHARVTYMLGIFLAAGAIMLLSVGMLALQAKRYFEELFSLGTRVLREVRGESPTPSNFLEDPARSPAPPPVRGPAS
- a CDS encoding polysaccharide deacetylase family protein — protein: MKPLASLSLDLDNEWSYLKTHGDPAWEALPSYLDVAVPRALDLLASHDLTITFFVVGQDAALEKNHEAIAALARAGHEIGNHSFRHEPWMHKYSEAEVRDELGRTEEALSAITGSTPVGFRGPGYCLSPTVLKVLADTGYAYDASTLPTIIGPLARAFYFRSAKLDASQREERGELFGNASEALRPLAPYRWDVGTDGLIEIPVTTMPAFRVPFHFSYLLYLAGRSPAAARAYFRTALLMCRGARVAPSILLHPLDVIGADDVSSLSFFPGMAMTGKVKRELISGFLALLAERFEICTMGEHAASITGTNLKVIAPGQRRPTRQPATAGSGSRS
- a CDS encoding NAD(P)/FAD-dependent oxidoreductase, translated to MSNGERMSNGERMNIAVVGGGMLGLTLAHRLAQQGRAVTLYEAAPSLGGLASAWSVPVEGEAPVVWDRHYHVTLLSDAHTRGILAELGLDDEMQFVKTRTGYYSDGQMSSVSNALEFLRLPALNLVDKVRLGATIWYGSRLKDWRKLEQVDVETWLRRISGARAFDRFWLPQLRAKLGDAYQETSAAFLWATIQRLYAARRSGLKEELFGYVPGGYARVLERFGALLRDEGVRVELSAPVARVESVNGRVEVTRAGGAVDTFDDVVITAAAPLAARLCPGLAPAEAARLARTRYQGIVCASLVLKKPVAGYYLTYIADDVPFTTVIEMSTLVDPKQFGGHTLVYLPKYLAPDDPFFGADDDAVRERFLPAFFRLYPHLTEDDVLAFRVSRVRHVFALSTIAYSERVPPLHTSQPGIHLCGSAQIVNGTLNVDEAIALAERAARRLTETPARPALQPA
- a CDS encoding acyltransferase, with the translated sequence MSADPRIHPTAQVEDGVEIGARSAVWADAHARRGARIGRDCIIGEKTYLGPDAVIGNLVKLNAMVYVPTGVTIEDGVMIGAGTIFTNDRYPRGTNTALTELRDSGPDEHTLETRVEAGASVGAGATIGCGLTLGRWSMVGMGSVVTRDVPPFHLVVGSPARAIAIVCRCGEPVWRFPHADAPKNAEGHCTACGLAYRVEKGEVVELDPPAS
- a CDS encoding DegT/DnrJ/EryC1/StrS family aminotransferase, encoding MTDLRESLALELPNDQDASGRTLGAEELALVRDAIESGTLTSTKGSHVKALEARFAEMLGANVAVACASGTAAVHVAVAAIDPEPGDEVVTTAITDMGALAPILYQGAVPMFADVDPVTMNVTAESVEAAMSDRTKAIIATHLFGLPCDLAGIEAVAKKHGVPLIEDCAQAWAARSGQHPVGTVGRVGTFSLQQGKHITTGEGGLVVTDDVELGHHMRRYVNKAWDYWSSPTDHDFLALNYRLTELQGAVGCAQLAKLEDGVKVRISNATHLNAMLEDVPGLTVPLPASGDVHTFWRYALHVDPDVIPGGPGALAAELKLGGIASAPRYIQKPAFRCGVFVNQKTFGESRWPFTLARPEAVDYSAERFPGTFRALETVLVLPWNERYTHDDVQALGERIVDAVTRVRGEAA
- a CDS encoding Gfo/Idh/MocA family oxidoreductase, encoding MNTPLRFGLVGAGGIAQAYVQVLADLDEAEVVGVADTRKEAADAAAATLACKSYSDVEALASGNQLDGVILCTPPATHVALAEYFVRLGVPVLCEKPFAVTPGEARRLIAVADAASVTVTMAAKFRYVDDVHRARDIVESGMLGDPILFENTFASRVAMADRWNANPQVSGGGVLIDNGTHSVDIARFFLGRISEVHAVEGRREQGLEVEDTAQMFLRTEQDVLGTVDLSWSIDKSVDHFVRICCSEGVIEVGWRASRYRKAGATEWTVFGPGYDKVAAMRAEILNFARSLNGSEKLLITADDAIASVDVIAAAYRSITRRQWVTVASPPVRVLGSVSASTGAAADVA